In Nicotiana tabacum cultivar K326 chromosome 19, ASM71507v2, whole genome shotgun sequence, one DNA window encodes the following:
- the LOC107760460 gene encoding beta-amyrin 28-monooxygenase produces MHSFSNMASIDLPSVFILLLVITIFISFFLRRKKKTLNFPPGSSGWPIVGETLDFLRANREGKPEKFVEDRIEKYKSKIFKTSIMGENVVVIGGAGGNKFLFSNENKKVNVWWPVTIRKLLGPCLITSVGEEAKLMRKMLSYFISPDAFSRLYTKTMEVVALDHVDKYWEGKEQVKVYHLLKLYTFKVACQLFMSIEDHNEIEKLSTLFNIFLKGLIAIPVNLPGTTFHKATRAVVTIRKELLQIVRKRREALEQKTASPSQDILSHLLSFPDENGKFMSELVIVNNILLLLFAGHDTSTVALTLLIKRLGEHPQVYENILQEHIKIASAKKEGESLNWDDIQKMKYSWNVLCEAMRLKQPIIGAYREAIVDINYEGYHMPKGWKFYWNTTLTSLDPEYFPNATSFDPSRFEGAGPAPFSYIAFGGGPRMCIGKEFARLEMLVFLHIIVRKFRWKLVVPDERIIYDPMATPVEGLPISLQNHKP; encoded by the exons ATGCATTCATTCTCAAACATGGCTTCAATTGACTTACCATCTGTTTTCATATTGCTTTTAGTAATCACAATTTTTATAAGTTTCTTCCTCAGAAGGAAGAAAAAGACACTGAATTTTCCTCCTGGAAGCAGCGGATGGCCAATTGTTGGAGAAACACTGGATTTTCTCAGAGCAAACCGAGAAGGCAAGCCAGAGAAATTTGTAGAAGACAGAATAGAGAAATACAAGTCTAAAATCTTCAAGACTTCGATAATGGGGGAGAATGTCGTTGTAATTGGGGGTGCTGGGGGTAATAAGTTCTTGTTTAGCAATGAAAACAAGAAAGTCAATGTTTGGTGGCCTGTAACTATTAGAAAATTGTTAGGACCTTGTTTGATTACTAGTGTTGGAGAAGAAGCCAAACTCATGAGGAAGATGCTTTCTTATTTTATTAGCCCTGATGCTTTTTCGAGACTCTACACCAAAACCATGGAAGTTGTTGCCCTGGACCACGTCGACAAGTATTGGGAAG GTAAAGAGCAGGTGAAGGTGTACCATCTCCTCAAATTATACACTTTCAAAGTGGCATGTCAGCTATTCATGAGCATTGAAGACCACAATGAAATTGAAAAGCTTTCAACACTTTTCAACATTTTCTTGAAAGGATTAATAGCAATCCCTGTAAATTTACCTGGTACAACTTTTCACAAAGCAACTAGAGCTGTAGTTACTATCAGAAAAGAACTATTGCAAATAGTCCGAAAAAGAAGAGAAGCCTTAGAACAAAAGACAGCTTCACCTTCACAAGATATTTTGTCTCATTTGCTTTCCTTCCCAGATGAAAATGGAAAGTTCATGTCTGAACTTGTTATTGTTAATAACATATTGTTGCTGCTCTTTGCTGGCCATGACACTTCAACTGTAGCTCTTACTTTACTCATTAAGAGACTGGGAGAGCACCCTCAAGTTTATGAAAACATTCTGCAAG AGCATATTAAGATAGCTTCAGCGAAAAAAGAAGGGGAGTCTTTGAACTGGGATGATATACAGAAAATGAAGTATTCGTGGAACGTACTTTGTGAAGCTATGAGACTGAAACAGCCTATAATAGGAGCTTATCGAGAAGCAATTGTTGATATAAATTATGAAGGTTATCACATGCCTAAGGGGTGGAAG TTCTACTGGAACACTACTTTAACAAGTCTGGATCCAGAGTATTTCCCTAATGCAACAAGCTTTGATCCATCAAGATTTGAAGGAGCTGGACCTGCTCCATTTTCATACATTGCATTCGGGGGAGGACCCCGAATGTGCATTGGGAAAGAGTTCGCTCGGCTAGAGATGCTCGTATTTCTTCACATCATAGTCAGGAAATTTAGATGGAAATTAGTTGTTCCTGATGAGAGAATTATATATGATCCAATGGCTACCCCTGTTGAAGGACTTCCCATTAGCCTTCAAAACCACAAGCCTTGA